The proteins below come from a single Hippocampus zosterae strain Florida chromosome 5, ASM2543408v3, whole genome shotgun sequence genomic window:
- the LOC127600241 gene encoding teashirt homolog 1-like: MPRRKQQEPRRSAAYMPEDELKAPTQEEEEHLQDDGLSLDGQDTEFLCNEEEDDVEGGQPPSYRDSPLSNGTNPDAGYGSPLSDASDRLPDFKSTSSRDGHEKEGATLPFSPNNGLSFQDSLAQMKAVYANLISDASWSSITMDIMKSKSAAAGSVNSTLITSEAASSAPVSTATTTTTTNKSNGVNIVSSHHNGRGSSTTASHTGTTTVNTNGTAAGAVSIQNATGSGGSSSGGTNNGSGVAYDWHQAALAKTLQQTPYHLLPEPSLFSTVQLYRQNNKLYGSVFTGASKFRCKDCSAAYDTLVGLTVHMNETGHYRDDNKDKDEDQGKRWSKPRKRSLMEMEGKEDAQKVLKCMYCGHSFESLQDLSVHMIKTKHYQKVPLKEPVPALATKLVPASTKKRITQDPIISPCSPESVHTGGAGGNLSLADIGKDAKSAANPYVTANNRYGYQNGASYTWQFEARKAQILKCMECGSSHDTLQQLTAHMMVTGHFLKVTNSASKKGKQLVFDPVVEEKIQSIPLPPTTARLPVPGSIKSQPVSPALSSGSEEKREVSEDEKVESGEPVEKKIKEERDDSGEKVETDATSYKYLREEDLEETPKEGLDILKSLENTVSSAISKAQTGTPTWGGYPSIHAAYQLQGAIKSSTTVLPPSIQSVQMQPMFNSGLRGLVSDPSSVIHSPRSPSSPTPLRSNVTAMEELVEKVTGKAAAVKKEKEEKMVSVERARPPSLVKSPSPVLREQREQLASPNDLIAGKASGMRSTSPGSVEAELICKKEPKESHNNSKNHPEACQSPVTNGNSLGVITDHFPESPFINPLSALQSIMNTHLGKASKTVSPAADPLSMLYKISNSMMDKKPAFNPTPQGKTAEGINHFALYENNDQPIDLSKNKSSTHSNSNANNNNNNNSSSVVKNIVNGNKPIVSMPDRVSSPLRENALMDISDMVKNLTGRLTPKSSTPSSISEKSDADGSAFEEALEDLSPVQKRKGRQSNWNPQHLLILQAQFASSLRETPEGRYAMTDLGPQERVHICKFTGLSMTTISHWLANVKYQLRRTGGTKFLKNMDSCQPVFLCSDCASQFRTPSSYISHLESHLGFSLKDLSKLSAEHLREQQAASKVITDKMTFGSSLSALTTPEDDIGSVYQCRLCNRTFVSKHAVKLHLSKTHGKSPEDHLVFVTALEKLEKLDKMESV, encoded by the coding sequence CGTACATGCCCGAAGATGAACTTAAGGCGCCCACtcaagaggaggaagagcacCTCCAGGATGATGGCCTCTCATTAGATGGCCAGGACACTGAATTTCTGTGCAACGAGGAAGAGGATGATGTGGAAGGAGGCCAACCGCCTAGTTACAGAGACTCTCCCCTCAGCAACGGCACCAATCCCGATGCTGGCTACGGGTCCCCGCTTAGCGACGCCAGTGACAGACTTCCGGACTTCAAAAGTACTTCCTCTCGGGATGGTCACGAGAAGGAAGGTGCAACCTTGCCCTTCTCACCCAACAACGGCCTATCTTTCCAAGATAGCTTGGCTCAGATGAAAGCCGTCTATGCAAACCTCATTTCAGATGCCTCTTGGTCCAGCATTACAATGGATATCATGAAATCCAAGTCTGCTGCAGCTGGCAGTGTAAACAGTACCCTCATCACCTCAGAAGCCGCCTCTTCTGCCCCAGTTTCGACAgcaacgacgacgacgaccacAAACAAGAGCAACGGGGTCAACATAGTCAGCAGTCATCACAATGGCAGGGGCTCCAGCACCACTGCCAGCCACACTGGCACCACAACCGTTAACACGAATGGCACTGCAGCTGGTGCTGTTAGCATCCAGAACGCAACCGGCAGCGGCGGGAGCAGCAGTGGCGGGACTAACAACGGTAGTGGTGTGGCCTATGACTGGCACCAAGCAGCACTTGCAAAGACTCTTCAGCAGACCCCCTACCATCTTTTACCAGAGCCTAGCCTTTTCAGCACAGTGCAGCTCTACCGTCAAAACAACAAGCTGTATGGCTCCGTCTTCACCGGTGCAAGCAAATTCCGCTGTAAAGATTGTAGCGCTGCCTATGACACCCTGGTTGGTTTGACAGTCCACATGAATGAGACTGGCCACTATCGAGATGACAACAAGGACAAAGATGAGGATCAGGGAAAGCGCTGGTCCAAGCCCCGCAAACGCTCCCTGATGGAGATGGAAGGCAAAGAGGATGCTCAGAAGGTGCTAAAGTGCATGTACTGTGGCCACTCGTTTGAATCTCTGCAGGATCTCAGCGTTCATATGATCAAGACCAAGCATTACCAGAAAGTGCCTCTCAAAGAACCAGTGCCGGCCTTGGCCACTAAACTGGTGCCCGCATCCACTAAAAAACGAATAACGCAAGATCCGATAATATCCCCTTGCTCTCCGGAGTCTGTCCATACCGGTGGTGCGGGAGGCAATTTATCACTTGCCGATATTGGCAAAGATGCCAAATCAGCAGCTAATCCCTATGTCACGGCAAACAACCGCTATGGCTACCAGAACGGTGCCAGCTATACATGGCAGTTTGAAGCACGAAAAGCTCAGATCCTGAAATGCATGGAGTGTGGTAGCTCTCACGATACGCTGCAACAGCTTACCGCTCACATGATGGTCACAGGTCACTTTTTGAAGGTCACAAATTCGGCATCCAAGAAAGGGAAGCAACTGGTGTTTGATCCTGTGGTGGAAGAGAAGATTCAATCTATCCCACTGCCGCCTACAACCGCCAGACTCCCTGTACCTGGAAGTATTAAGTCTCAGCCAGTGTCCCCTGCCCTCTCCTCAGGCTCAGAGGAAAAGAGGGAAGTGAGTGAGGATGAGAAAGTTGAAagtggggagccagtggagaaaaaaattaaagaggAGAGAGATGACTCGGGTGAGAAAGTGGAGACTGACGCCACATCATATAAATATCTCAGAGAAGAAGATCTGGAGGAgactccgaaagaaggtctTGATATTCTCAAATCTCTGGAAAACACGGTGTCAAGCGCCATTAGCAAGGCTCAGACAGGCACTCCCACTTGGGGTGGATACCCAAGCATTCATGCAGCTTATCAGCTGCAAGGTGCAATAAAGAGCTCGACGACTGTTCTGCCCCCCAGCATCCAGAGTGTCCAGATGCAGCCGATGTTTAACAGTGGGCTTCGGGGGCTTGTGAGTGATCCCAGTTCGGTCATCCACTCGCCTCGGAGCCCTTCTTCGCCTACTCCGCTCAGGAGCAATGTCACTGCCATGGAGGAGCTGGTGGAGAAAGTGACGGGCAAAGCCGCCGctgtaaagaaagaaaaggaggagaaaaTGGTGAGCGTGGAGCGGGCCCGGCCCCCTTCGCTGGTCAAATCCCCCTCTCCTGTACTGAGGGAGCAGAGAGAGCAACTGGCCTCTCCAAATGACCTAATTGCTGGTAAGGCATCTGGTATGAGAAGTACCAGCCCGGGCAGTGTCGAAGCCGAACTTATCTGCAAGAAGGAGCCGAAAGAAAGTCACAACAATTCAAAGAACCACCCAGAGGCCTGCCAATCTCCGGTGACTAACGGCAACAGTCTCGGTGTCATTACTGATCACTTCCCAGAAAGTCCTTTTATCAATCCTCTCAGTGCACTCCAGTCAATCATGAACACACACCTGGGAAAGGCCTCCAAAACGGTAAGCCCAGCTGCAGACCCGCTCTCCATGCTTTACAAAATCAGTAACAGCATGATGGATAAAAAGCCAGCCTTCAACCCAACACCTCAGGGCAAAACCGCTGAGGGCATCAACCACTTTGCTTTGTatgaaaacaatgaccaaccCATAGACCTGAGTAAAAACAAGTCGAGCACTCACAGTAACAGTAatgctaacaacaacaacaacaacaacagtagtAGTGTGGTCAAAAATATTGTAAATGGTAACAAGCCTATCGTGAGCATGCCGGATAGGGTATCCTCTCCTTTGAGAGAGAATGCTCTCATGGACATCTCCGATATGGTCAAAAACCTCACCGGGCGACTGACTCCCAAATCCTCAACGCCCTCCTCCATCTCTGAGAAATCAGACGCTGATGGCAGTGCATTTGAGGAAGCTCTCGAGGATCTCTCCCCAGTGCAGAAGAGAAAGGGGAGGCAATCCAACTGGAATCCCCAGCACCTCCTTATTCTGCAGGCACAGTTTGCCTCCAGCTTGCGGGAGACCCCAGAAGGCCGCTACGCCATGACTGACCTGGGCCCTCAGGAAAGGGTCCACATCTGTAAGTTCACTGGCCTCTCCATGACCACCATATCCCACTGGCTGGCTAATGTCAAGTACCAGCTGAGACGGACTGGTGGCACCAAGTTTCTCAAAAACATGGACTCGTGCCAGCCTGTGTTCCTCTGTAGTGACTGTGCCTCCCAGTTCAGGACTCCCTCCTCGTATATCAGCCACCTGGAGTCTCACTTGGGATTCAGCTTGAAGGACCTGTCCAAACTGTCAGCTGAACACCTACGCGAGCAGCAGGCTGCCTCAAAGGTGATCACGGACAAAATGACATTCGGCAGTTCCCTGTCAGCCTTGACTACGCCAGAGGACGACATTGGCTCGGTGTACCAGTGCAGACTTTGCAATCGGACATTCGTCAGCAAACACGCAGTCAAGTTACACCTCAGTAAAACCCATGGCAAGTCTCCCGAGGACCACCTGGTCTTTGTTACAGCTTTGGAGAAACTCGAGAAACTAGACAAAATGGAGTCGGTTTAA